A region of the Falco peregrinus isolate bFalPer1 chromosome 4, bFalPer1.pri, whole genome shotgun sequence genome:
ctctgAAGCTGGAAACGCTGGTGCAAAAGCTCCAACATATTTGCTGAATTGCTTTGCAGTACTggaatcagaagaaaaattactgcACCAGGCAATCTCTGAATCATTGTTTCAATACCAGCACTAGAAAAAAGGCTTGTCAAGCTGGAGTTGTCCCCAAGCTGAATGACAAAGCAGTGTTGTTAGGCACAACAAACTCGATGAGTTAAACCCTCACATGAGTTCAATGTTGGAATAGCCATGGCTTAAAATATGTCCCACACAAAGAACCTTCAGTGACTACACATGTCACTTCTAAAGTGTAAGAGATGGgtcagaggttaaaaaaaaaaagcaggtctTACATGCCCTATTTAATATATTCTGTCTTCAGCTGAAGAGGTAATATTATTTCAATATTCTTTCTTACGTGTTTTGGGCTTAAATTTTAAAGTGTTATATGCTCCTTCCACAGCTTTGGGCAAGTACATAGGATGTCTTTCCAACCTCTTCCTAGAGCCAGTGGTTCTCCGCTGGCTGTTTCTTTGCGATTGGTTTGTAGCCTTTGCTGTTTGGGCAGTATCCTGTGAGTATCTCCGGGGAGCACGAAGGATCCAGTTTGAATGTAAACTGTGTTCACTTGTGCTTGTAGCaactgaaagacagaagataATCTGGCATTAACAGCTTGCCAGTGATATTTTTACATGCACAGCAAGAGAACAGGGTGCCTGCTGGGTCCTTCCTGGAGGTAATGTGGAGAAACCAACCTTCTTTCACTGCAGGATGTCACTTGGGCTGGGATTCATCTTATCTAGTATTTCAATGCCTGCAGTGTAAATACATATGTCACAGCTAGTCCTTTTATCCCTTTATACACATTTCTAGGGCACAGCTAATCTGACCTGTTTGAGATGTCCACCTTAGCCTAAGACAATGGaaagaaatgtctgtttctctccactgaTTATATTTGATAGATGATGAGCTCAGATGGGTACATCTTCATTTAGTTGGACAATCCAATCCTTTCTGATGGAAACATACTATTAATTACCCTAATATCTAAGTGACTTCTTTTTTGCTggttagaaagaaaacatccgGCCTTTTCtcaatgagaaaaatgaaaatcagacgaagaaaaaaatatctttatatttttaatagctcttCCCCAAAGACAGCTTGGAGTAGAGAAGTGAGGGTAGAATTCAGCCCTGAGCAGAAGGCAAGCACTATTCCAGCACTATACATGCTACATTTGTTTATGTAATGGCCACACACAAAATAGTTTCACCTTTCAACAAGGAACAAGCAATATATTACTGTAGTTTCACATCCTGCATGTAATGGTCCTAAATTTGGGAAGCAAAGCTTGGAGGAAAACTCTGTCCATTAAGTAAACAAGCATGGTCTTACAATACCAGTCCTCCCTCTACCCTCTGCACAccaaaaataatcatattttgGCTAGTTTATACTGCACCATCAAAATCAACATCCACGTTTGGCAGATCCACGTCAGGAACTCTCCACCATCTCTCTGAATCCAGGTCTGCAATAACTGAGTCAAAGAAAGCTATTGCTTCTCTTACATCTGAACCGGACTGTGGGCCTTTTCTCTCCATGGATGCCTGTTGatcatgggggggggggggggggggggagggaaaaaaaagttagctgAGGGTTGGGAACAATGACTTCTTAATGAGCAAACCATATAAGAAAGCTGCAAAAATTATATTTGATTCCATACTTCAAGCTGTCAGAAAAGGGCACAGGTCCAGACTACTCCACAGTTTTTAGTCATCAAAGAAAGTGGGAAAGCAGTCTAACAAATGTCCACCTTGTTACATGCTCAACGTCAAACATCTTGCACTTAGGTGCTGCTAGCCAGGTGTTATGAAATCCTTCAGAATCCCTGTGTCAAGCCATTTAATTAGGTGGCTAAATGACAGCTGGGCTTTGTGGTCAAATTTATTCTACCTAGCGGTAGGCACCTAATGAGATGCACATTAGAAATGTAGCCATGCAGGGTGTCTTCTGTATTTAATGCAGGTCTCCAGCACTTCAGAAGATGAGTCAGGCCTTAGGCAGGCTGAATCcccctctgcaggcagctctttCTCTTAGCTGCAAAGGGATTGTGGGGTAACTTGGTTACTAATTTAAGGATCTTATTAAAATGCCTAGGTTAGGTGAAATGAATCCAGATCTAAATTGCTACAGtctttttgaaatggaaaaggacCATGTGTGCTAAAATATGAGTCATTCGATACCGTGATAATTCCCACAGGAAAGCCATAGGGTTTAAAATTAGGAACCTGTCTtgataaaaaagcaaatgcttgtCTATAAATGCTGAAGCAGTCATAAAGCCTCAGTTAGCAATTCTGGTAGGTCCATACGGAATGAATACTTCCTGCCAGGCTCTATCTAATGAAAGACCATATCATTTCCCTGCTACTCCAAGACAGGTATATTGCCAGGCAGCAATACCAAGTCAGAAACTTGCTACCATGGGTTTCAAACATGCAAACAAAGGATACATGCTGTATCGCATCTCTGAAGGACCAGCTTGTTCCCTATTCTCTGGGGGCAGGGAGATAGGCGAGTTTATTCCCCTCCTGACATGGTTGATTGACATCCTCAGAAGTGCTAAAAGATAGCTGCTACCACACATCTATGAAAATAGTGACTGCTATTATGATTAAGCCCTTACTGgttaaaaggcattttaaagaaTTACCTACATACTTCCAGCATCTGACCCACCTCTATTCTTTTCTCTCACTGCACCCAGGAGGCAAATTTTGAATCCACAGGCAGTCTGTAGTCCAGGTCCTAGGGATCTTTGGATTAAAACTCCCATGAGAACAGAGCTGTCTAGGCAAAGCACCTTGCCATTAATCatgcagcagggaggagaaaagtGTATTTCCACTGACAGGTAATTTAACACAAACAGGTAGTTAGGGACAAAACCATTCCATCCTGATGGCAAGATAAACCTTGCAGCCTGCGAACATGAAGTTTGTTATAGCCAGAATACTCTAGTTCCCAATTCTAGAAATCTTCTTGACCTCTGCCTGATTTTTGCAAAGCCATAGCTGTGCAGCTGTGACACTGCCATGTGTGGTGGCAGGAATGACTCATATGGGTGGCATATTCTGCTGATGTCTCGGTCTGTTCCTTAGGGGATGGCTCATGGAATTAGCATGCCAGCCAGTACCACGGCTGTTCATATCACAGCcctctcaaaactagccagctgcaacaaggcttttaccaccacataccaggttaacttcaataagtagttcccgCACCtcaccctggcacagccaccaatcccccacaaggtttcaacaggTCATCTACTGTCTgggctgtttcttcatcctcttcaggccagcccaccctgcttcttgcctcccCCACATCCAGGACACTATCTCTCccccctctgcttcttccaggccTCCCTTCACTGACTGCTCttcttccataccccttagagctatttaactacttagcaggaaccagcgacagctgcaccttatccacatcagccaacccaccgcccctgaagccagcccacagctgtatattatcaatgttaattaacccagcttcattcctctacatgtTCATACATAAGAGCTGGCTGGCCACAGTCAGGTGACAGCACTTAGTCTCAGTCTGTAGAGGATTCACTTGTTTGCCAAACCCAAGTTAAGcttttggcatttttcttcagtgacatTTTCAGTGGGAAATCTCAGAAATTCACAAAGCTGTATGAAGCCTAGTTATGCAGAATGTATCTCCCAGCCTCCTGGTCCATGGTTTTAGTACCCTTTTGCActcattttttcctgcatggCTGATGGTTGGTCATGTACTGCTCCCCTAGATCACTGCTCAGCTCATCAGAGAACGGGCATGCTGTAGGTCTCCCCTGCCTCAAGCCAATCTTTGTGTAATGGTGCACAAAGTCAGTTCACAGACTGTATCTACTGTGCTGAGATTTTTCTCCTGGCACCTGGCACCACCAGGCCGCTCACCTATAGCTCAGTCATTCTCTTTGGATGTTTCCCTGGCCTTAAACAGTAATGGCTTTGTAAAATCTCTCTTATCCAGCCGACTGAGCTGAGTATTGTTTCATACTATTATTCCCAGCTTCTGAGAGTCACTgttcaaagcattaaaaagatGACGTAAAGCCTAATAAACCCAAATTTAAAAGCCTACTGACTGAATGAGTATTAGatcaaaacataaaattaaaacccGTGCTATCTAGTTGTAAATACGTGAGCCTTGTTCTTTGGTTAAGCAATGCCTGCAACAATGCTCAGCTTCATCCATTCTGACATTCTGCTGTGACAGAACATATACATGTGGCAGTAACTCTTTGGTGAAGTAGTCGGTAAGCCAGCCATACATTCCTTCTTCACTTCTTCCCCATTATTATCCAGTTTAAAGACTGCACTGGGTAACCTGTGAGTCTGCTGTCAAAGTCATGTTTGTGGTCATGTTACCTAAACAGATCACCCCACCTGCTGCAATCTTTCCCTTTGTCCTCACTGAATCAAGTCCAGAGTCAAATTAACCACTGAACTGTCTAGTGACACACAATCCATAAACTGCAACAAGAAGGAAGCTTTGCAATGCTTTTCTCTCTAGGATACATGGAAACAGTCTGCACTAAAGATGGTAttccatctttatttttttttgtggtatcATTATAGCAAAGGGTGAAGAATTAATGCTGTCTCAAAATGACCTGCCAACTTATTAACGCACAGAGAAAGGAACCCTTAAGGATCCCTCATGCCTTACAGCGTATCAGTAGAGCTTGCACTGACGCTAAATGTAGCCCTGACAAGCTACCTGACCAGTCAGAAAAAAGTCCTATTTGTTTCAATGAATTTGCAATTATTTTGAATAAGTAATTTTATGCCAACAAAAGGACTGCCTTTTGTAAGTAAGTAAACCTAGATATTACTGTGCTTGTCAGTCATTAGCAGCTATAAATAACCACAGTGGGGAACTCTGAGGCAGTTAAGTAGCCTGTATTGAGAGAACAGCTCACTTTTTCAGAACATGTTTTCAGATACTTCCCATACTATCATACCTccttccttctattttctctATCCCCACACAAACATAGGCATATACATTTCTTCCCATGACTAGTCATTCATACTTAATTTCATACTACTCAGAAAGAATTTTAAGTTATTTAGCAACATTTCAAATGATGTAACAGCAAGATAACTGGCTAAGACcaataaagcagaaaatcaaCATAGGTCATACAGCTAATTGCTTCATGGCTTAGGACCAAGCACATGGCAAAGGTTCTTATGAATTACCTTAGAAGACTCTTTGGAAGGAAGTGGAAGAAATGTCTTCTTTCCAGTTGTGGATAATTTTGTGGATGTTGGGGAATCTGCAGCCATATGCATGGATTTCAAGTTATTGATATTgtcaagatattttttcctcaaggCTAACAGATCCTGTAAGTACTTCAAGCAGTCTTGAGTCTTAGAGTACATCCAGTCTCTGTCTTCCTCTTTTGGTTGGGAGCAAGAGTCAATGCTGGTTgtacttctgcattttttcagtggTTCACTAATTTTTTCCCGCTCACCTCCAAGGACGTACATAGAAGTGCTGCGAATCAGTCTCACTGCAGAACCTGTGCCATCACAGTAAGGGATGTCATCTGTCACATTTCTTCGGTGGGAGTTGGGCTGAAATATAGAATGGATCTTTTTGAACATAATGTGTCACTTTCCTATatactttttctctttcagctccTTAATTTAACCTTAGATCTGGTAATCAGCAGCTGTCTTGCCCTCAGCAGACAGA
Encoded here:
- the C4H13orf42 gene encoding uncharacterized protein C13orf42 homolog, with product MFKKIHSIFQPNSHRRNVTDDIPYCDGTGSAVRLIRSTSMYVLGGEREKISEPLKKCRSTTSIDSCSQPKEEDRDWMYSKTQDCLKYLQDLLALRKKYLDNINNLKSMHMAADSPTSTKLSTTGKKTFLPLPSKESSKASMERKGPQSGSDVREAIAFFDSVIADLDSERWWRVPDVDLPNVDVDFDVATSTSEHSLHSNWILRAPRRYSQDTAQTAKATNQSQRNSQRRTTGSRKRLERHPMYLPKAVEGAYNTLKFKPKTRKKEY